A portion of the Halogeometricum sp. S1BR25-6 genome contains these proteins:
- a CDS encoding zinc-dependent alcohol dehydrogenase family protein, translated as MRAAVLREHGEPLSIEDVPEPTADPAGAVVDVEACGICRSDWHAWMGHGEWADDAVSTGQILGHEPAGRVVEAGDRVETLTEGDRVALPFNLACGSCGHCRTGHGNVCTGDHPHALGFEQSAQGAFAERVHLPSADYNAIRLPEDVDSRDVAALGCRFMTAYNALNARAGLGAGEWVAVHGCGGVGLSAVQVARVLGARVVAVDVRETALEAAADLGAEVLVNASESDPVERVREVTGGGAHVSLDALGVAETCRNSVRCVRPRGAHVQVGLTTDEEKGEVSLPTDWMTRHEVSFLGARGMPPTSADDLLSLLASDAVDPGALVTREVSLDDVPDRLAAMSEYDTVGVEVMTF; from the coding sequence ATGCGCGCCGCAGTCCTCCGCGAACACGGCGAACCGCTGAGCATCGAAGACGTGCCCGAACCGACGGCGGACCCCGCGGGGGCCGTCGTCGACGTGGAGGCCTGCGGCATCTGCCGGAGCGACTGGCACGCCTGGATGGGGCACGGTGAGTGGGCCGACGACGCCGTCTCGACGGGACAGATTCTCGGGCACGAACCCGCCGGCCGGGTCGTCGAAGCGGGCGACCGCGTGGAGACGCTGACCGAGGGCGACCGCGTGGCCCTCCCGTTCAACCTCGCTTGCGGGTCCTGCGGCCACTGTCGGACCGGCCACGGCAACGTCTGCACCGGCGACCACCCGCACGCCCTCGGGTTCGAGCAGTCCGCGCAGGGGGCGTTCGCGGAGCGAGTCCACCTACCGTCGGCCGACTACAACGCCATTCGCCTCCCCGAGGACGTCGACTCGCGGGACGTGGCCGCCCTCGGCTGTCGGTTCATGACCGCCTACAACGCGCTGAACGCGCGGGCCGGCCTCGGTGCGGGCGAGTGGGTGGCCGTCCACGGGTGCGGCGGCGTCGGCCTCTCGGCGGTTCAGGTCGCCCGCGTCCTCGGCGCGCGCGTCGTCGCCGTCGACGTGCGGGAGACGGCGCTCGAAGCGGCGGCGGACCTCGGCGCCGAGGTGTTGGTGAACGCCTCCGAGTCCGACCCCGTCGAGCGGGTGCGCGAGGTCACCGGGGGAGGGGCGCACGTCTCGCTCGACGCGTTGGGCGTCGCGGAGACCTGTCGTAACTCCGTTCGCTGCGTCAGGCCGCGCGGAGCGCACGTGCAGGTGGGACTGACCACCGACGAGGAGAAGGGCGAGGTGTCGCTGCCGACGGACTGGATGACCAGACACGAGGTGTCGTTCCTCGGGGCGCGCGGCATGCCGCCGACGAGCGCCGACGACCTGCTGTCGCTGCTCGCTTCGGACGCCGTCGATCCCGGTGCGCTCGTGACGCGGGAGGTGTCGCTCGACGACGTTCCGGACCGACTGGCGGCGATGAGCGAGTACGACACCGTCGGCGTCGAAGTGATGACGTTCTGA
- a CDS encoding M24 family metallopeptidase codes for MTDEDPGANAAGSEHDIVTDHLDDRRERLSEYLDREELDAVWFAAPNSFAWLTGGSNVVSRGADVGVAAAGYTRDDGWVVVTDNIEANRLADEEVPEAFDVRQTNWYESSLADGVVRETDGRGAADFEVPGLDSVDASELRQPLSETDVERYRELGREAADAVERVARELEPGDTEHEVAAALKIALATRGIEAPVVLVGGSERAQQYRHYTPTYAELGDYALLSVTAERGGLHASTTRTVAFDPPEWLAERHAKAQQVETSALAATQAVARLGGTADDVFDNIMAAYEHLDYPEEWREHHQGGAAGFAGREWFASPGEDAPVETPMAYAYNPTIQGAKSEDTVLVTEDGAEVLTATGEWPTRPVKGWDHEFAVERHEILHLDAE; via the coding sequence ATGACCGACGAGGACCCCGGCGCGAACGCCGCCGGAAGCGAACACGACATCGTCACCGACCACCTCGACGACCGACGGGAGCGACTGTCGGAGTACCTCGACCGGGAGGAACTCGACGCGGTCTGGTTCGCGGCGCCGAACTCCTTCGCGTGGCTCACCGGCGGGAGCAACGTCGTCAGTCGCGGCGCCGACGTTGGCGTCGCCGCTGCGGGCTACACCCGCGACGACGGGTGGGTCGTCGTCACGGACAACATCGAGGCGAACCGACTCGCCGACGAGGAGGTGCCCGAGGCGTTCGACGTCCGGCAGACGAACTGGTACGAGTCGTCGCTGGCCGACGGCGTCGTCCGAGAGACCGACGGGAGGGGGGCGGCGGACTTCGAGGTTCCCGGACTCGACTCGGTAGACGCGAGCGAACTCCGGCAACCGCTCTCGGAGACGGACGTCGAGCGCTACCGCGAACTCGGGCGCGAGGCGGCCGACGCCGTCGAACGGGTCGCGCGCGAACTCGAACCAGGGGACACCGAACACGAGGTGGCCGCGGCGCTGAAAATAGCGCTGGCGACGCGGGGCATCGAGGCGCCCGTCGTCCTCGTCGGCGGGTCCGAACGCGCCCAGCAGTACCGCCACTACACCCCGACGTACGCGGAGTTGGGCGACTACGCCCTGCTGTCGGTGACGGCCGAACGCGGCGGTCTGCACGCGAGCACGACCCGAACCGTCGCCTTCGACCCCCCGGAGTGGCTGGCCGAACGACACGCGAAGGCCCAGCAGGTCGAGACGAGTGCGCTGGCGGCGACGCAGGCAGTCGCGCGACTCGGCGGCACCGCCGACGACGTCTTCGACAACATCATGGCCGCCTACGAACATCTCGACTACCCCGAGGAGTGGCGCGAACACCACCAGGGCGGCGCGGCCGGGTTCGCCGGTCGGGAGTGGTTCGCCTCGCCCGGCGAGGACGCCCCGGTGGAGACGCCGATGGCGTACGCGTACAATCCGACGATACAGGGGGCGAAATCGGAGGACACCGTCCTCGTCACCGAGGACGGCGCGGAGGTGCTGACGGCGACGGGCGAGTGGCCCACCCGCCCCGTGAAGGGATGGGACCACGAGTTCGCCGTCGAACGGCACGAGATACTGCACCTCGACGCGGAGTAG
- a CDS encoding COX15/CtaA family protein, whose product MNARLRRLVALTVPLTGFLMVLGVYTAAAGAGLTCAGRWPFCDGFLGLFPANWSSFIEWFHRLVAMLVGFLILGTTVQAWRAGADRRVRRSLALATILLPSQIILGALTVTTYEWVILSAHFLTASIIFTAVVLAFARAYDPPSADELRRALGGTAVGIAALVVLAPHAFLPFGANLQAVYYTVGLVAYGVLVAATAWLGSGVGDGSGRVRLLTGSAALLLVALLVLGRQVYSGGLEYVSVGGTVVVLGLVGAASYALRNRPSRQSRGVPGGSD is encoded by the coding sequence ATGAACGCTCGCCTCCGACGCCTCGTGGCACTCACCGTGCCGCTCACGGGCTTTCTGATGGTACTCGGGGTGTACACCGCCGCCGCCGGCGCCGGACTCACGTGCGCCGGCCGGTGGCCGTTCTGCGACGGCTTCCTCGGCCTGTTTCCGGCCAACTGGAGCAGTTTCATCGAGTGGTTCCACCGACTCGTGGCGATGCTCGTCGGCTTCCTCATCCTCGGCACCACGGTGCAGGCGTGGCGGGCCGGCGCCGACCGCCGCGTCCGCCGGTCGCTCGCCCTCGCCACCATCCTCCTGCCCTCGCAGATTATCCTCGGCGCGCTGACGGTGACGACGTACGAGTGGGTCATCCTCTCGGCGCACTTCCTCACCGCCTCGATTATCTTCACCGCCGTCGTCCTCGCGTTCGCGCGGGCGTACGACCCCCCGAGCGCCGACGAACTCCGCCGCGCCCTCGGCGGCACCGCCGTCGGTATCGCCGCCCTCGTCGTCCTCGCACCCCACGCGTTCCTCCCGTTCGGCGCGAACTTACAGGCCGTCTACTACACGGTCGGACTCGTCGCCTACGGCGTCCTCGTCGCCGCCACCGCGTGGCTCGGTTCGGGCGTCGGTGACGGCTCCGGCCGCGTCCGCCTCCTGACGGGGAGCGCCGCCCTCCTCCTCGTCGCCCTCCTCGTCCTCGGTCGGCAGGTGTACAGCGGCGGACTGGAGTACGTCTCCGTCGGCGGCACCGTCGTCGTCCTCGGACTCGTCGGCGCCGCCTCCTACGCCCTCCGGAACCGTCCGAGTCGGCAGTCCCGCGGCGTCCCCGGCGGGAGCGACTGA
- a CDS encoding TIGR03557 family F420-dependent LLM class oxidoreductase, giving the protein MPEFGYTLSSEEFAGSELVESAREAESRGYDFLSVSDHFHPWLTEQGESPFVWNTLGGVAAATDDIDLGVGVTCPTVRIHPVNVAQAAATTKEMLEGREFYFGVGSGEALNEHVTGEHWPEHDVRMEMLEEAVDVIRSLWTGEQVSHRGEHYTVENARLYTLPEELPSLVVSAFGEESARRASDIGDGFWSVGPQDVVEEYEGDGPKMTQLTMCVADSEDEAVKTAHENWRQSALPGELNQILPTPKHFDEASQMVTEETVREGSTITDQDPQTHIDNIQQCLDAGYDHVYFHQIGDDQEAFFEFYEEEVLPSFR; this is encoded by the coding sequence ATGCCCGAGTTCGGATACACGCTATCGAGCGAGGAGTTCGCCGGGAGCGAACTGGTCGAATCGGCGCGGGAGGCCGAATCGCGCGGTTACGACTTCCTCTCCGTCTCGGACCACTTCCACCCGTGGCTGACGGAGCAGGGCGAGTCGCCGTTCGTCTGGAACACGCTCGGCGGCGTCGCGGCGGCGACCGACGACATCGACCTCGGCGTCGGCGTCACCTGCCCCACCGTCCGCATCCACCCCGTGAACGTCGCGCAGGCGGCGGCGACGACGAAGGAGATGCTGGAGGGCCGGGAGTTCTACTTCGGCGTCGGTTCCGGGGAGGCTCTGAACGAACACGTGACCGGCGAGCACTGGCCCGAACACGACGTGCGGATGGAGATGCTCGAAGAGGCGGTCGACGTCATCCGGAGTCTCTGGACGGGCGAGCAGGTGAGCCACCGCGGCGAACACTACACCGTCGAGAACGCCCGCCTGTACACCCTGCCCGAGGAACTGCCGTCGCTGGTCGTCTCGGCGTTCGGCGAGGAGTCCGCGCGGCGGGCGAGCGACATCGGCGACGGCTTCTGGTCGGTCGGCCCGCAGGACGTCGTCGAGGAGTACGAGGGTGACGGCCCGAAGATGACCCAGTTGACGATGTGCGTCGCCGACTCCGAAGACGAGGCCGTGAAGACGGCTCACGAGAACTGGCGGCAGTCGGCGCTGCCAGGCGAACTCAACCAGATTCTCCCGACGCCGAAGCACTTCGACGAGGCGAGTCAGATGGTGACCGAGGAGACGGTCCGCGAGGGGTCGACGATAACCGATCAGGACCCGCAGACGCACATCGACAACATCCAGCAGTGCCTCGACGCCGGCTACGACCACGTCTACTTCCACCAGATCGGCGACGACCAGGAAGCGTTCTTCGAGTTCTACGAGGAGGAAGTCCTCCCGTCGTTCCGGTAG
- a CDS encoding basic amino acid ABC transporter substrate-binding protein, which translates to MDRRAYLKTGAGVVAGGLFAGCSGGNGAGEGSTETTTSGATATDGDGTADGTETGTESSGDVVPDNVVIGSDIPYRPFEYNTASGELTGFDVDIAQAVFEEQLGTSYEFKPTSFDSIIPSLKNNNFRIIMSAMTINDERAQEVDFSDPYFTAYQTVIVRQDSDIQSKADLRGTTVGVQKGTTGADAAQQLKEEFDGELELNQYDQVNGAFQALVNGQVVAVINDNTVNAEFVNNQGEGQVRFLQGEGAAAESGENAPDYLTLTVENYGIAFRQDDDEFRQRVNEALAAIKENGTYDEIYAEYFEG; encoded by the coding sequence ATGGACAGACGTGCGTATCTGAAGACTGGTGCCGGAGTGGTCGCTGGCGGACTCTTCGCGGGTTGTTCGGGTGGTAACGGAGCGGGCGAAGGGTCGACCGAGACGACTACCTCGGGGGCGACGGCGACGGACGGAGACGGCACGGCGGACGGGACCGAAACGGGGACCGAGTCCTCGGGCGACGTCGTCCCGGACAACGTCGTCATCGGGTCGGACATCCCGTACCGGCCGTTCGAGTACAACACGGCGTCGGGCGAACTCACCGGCTTCGACGTGGACATCGCGCAGGCCGTCTTCGAGGAGCAGTTGGGGACGAGTTACGAGTTCAAACCGACGAGCTTCGACTCTATCATCCCCTCGCTGAAGAACAACAACTTCCGCATCATCATGTCGGCGATGACCATCAACGACGAACGCGCGCAGGAAGTCGACTTCTCCGACCCCTACTTCACCGCGTACCAGACGGTCATCGTCCGGCAGGACAGCGACATCCAGTCCAAGGCGGACCTCCGCGGGACGACCGTCGGCGTCCAGAAGGGCACCACCGGCGCCGACGCCGCCCAGCAGTTGAAAGAGGAGTTCGACGGCGAGTTGGAACTCAACCAGTACGACCAGGTCAACGGCGCGTTCCAGGCGCTCGTCAACGGACAGGTCGTCGCCGTCATCAACGACAACACCGTCAACGCCGAGTTCGTCAACAACCAGGGCGAGGGCCAGGTCCGCTTCCTTCAGGGCGAGGGCGCGGCCGCCGAGTCCGGCGAGAACGCCCCCGACTACCTCACGCTCACCGTCGAGAACTACGGAATCGCGTTCCGACAGGATGACGACGAGTTCCGTCAGCGGGTGAACGAGGCGCTCGCCGCCATCAAGGAGAACGGGACGTACGACGAGATATACGCCGAGTACTTCGAGGGCTGA
- a CDS encoding CBS domain-containing protein, whose protein sequence is MDLSARELMTTDVKTVAPDDDVSNVLGRLARADFNGFPVVDEDGAVVGIVTQHDLVELFQTKERTLWIPVGLPPFTETLTYAVDVSWDDLDLGVDLAKNADRPISEVMTTDVVTVGPDADLDTVLDLLSGDDRDINRLPVVEDGRLVGIVARQDVVRAMRDLRRGTGETARR, encoded by the coding sequence ATGGACCTCTCCGCTCGGGAGTTGATGACGACGGACGTGAAGACGGTCGCCCCGGACGACGACGTGAGCAACGTGTTGGGTCGCCTCGCACGCGCCGACTTCAACGGGTTCCCCGTCGTCGACGAGGACGGCGCCGTCGTCGGCATCGTCACGCAACACGACCTCGTGGAACTGTTTCAGACCAAAGAGCGGACGCTGTGGATTCCCGTCGGCCTCCCGCCGTTCACGGAGACGCTCACCTACGCCGTCGACGTGTCGTGGGACGACCTCGACCTCGGCGTCGACTTGGCGAAGAACGCCGACAGACCCATCAGCGAAGTGATGACGACGGACGTGGTGACCGTCGGCCCCGACGCGGACCTCGACACCGTCCTCGACCTCCTGTCGGGCGACGACCGCGATATCAACCGCTTGCCGGTGGTCGAGGACGGCCGCCTGGTCGGCATCGTCGCCCGTCAGGACGTCGTCCGGGCGATGCGAGACCTCCGTCGCGGCACCGGAGAGACCGCGAGACGATAA
- a CDS encoding amino acid ABC transporter permease, translating to MADSYSGATADEGDRGSGGFVDDKSLKWLGVGLSSLFALAVLALVVYIVATQVDFALLQTIFPQFVSAYLLVLQIVVIGGILSVTAGVLVGLARVSKTSITNGIATAYVQFFRGTPLLFQIFVIYFGIPTLWPGTFPVQDWGFPTAIIALTLNHAAYVGEAVRGGIGAVPDGQMEAARSLGMGYIQGMREVVVPQAWRNALAAIGNDQVILVKDTSLLTIIAIPELMQAFRSVNSATFDPWTPLVLVAIAYLSITLPLMRLVTYLEERSDWGGDSQ from the coding sequence ATGGCTGATTCATACTCCGGGGCGACCGCCGACGAGGGCGACCGCGGGAGCGGCGGGTTCGTCGACGACAAGAGCCTGAAGTGGCTCGGCGTGGGGCTGTCGAGTCTGTTCGCGCTCGCCGTCTTGGCGCTCGTCGTCTACATCGTCGCCACGCAGGTCGACTTCGCCCTGCTACAGACCATCTTCCCGCAGTTCGTCTCGGCGTACCTACTGGTGCTCCAAATCGTCGTCATCGGCGGCATCCTCTCGGTGACGGCGGGCGTGTTGGTCGGCCTCGCGCGCGTCTCGAAGACGTCGATAACGAACGGCATCGCGACGGCGTACGTCCAGTTCTTCCGCGGGACGCCGCTCCTGTTCCAGATATTCGTCATCTACTTCGGTATCCCGACGCTGTGGCCCGGCACGTTCCCCGTCCAGGACTGGGGCTTTCCGACGGCCATCATCGCGCTGACGCTCAACCACGCTGCCTACGTCGGCGAAGCGGTCCGCGGCGGCATCGGCGCCGTCCCCGACGGACAGATGGAGGCCGCCCGCTCGCTGGGTATGGGCTACATCCAGGGGATGCGCGAGGTGGTCGTCCCGCAGGCGTGGCGCAACGCCCTCGCGGCCATCGGTAACGACCAGGTCATCCTCGTGAAGGACACCTCGCTGCTCACCATCATCGCCATCCCCGAACTGATGCAGGCGTTCCGGAGCGTCAACAGCGCGACGTTCGACCCGTGGACGCCGCTCGTCCTCGTCGCCATCGCGTACCTCTCCATCACGCTGCCGCTGATGCGACTCGTGACCTACTTGGAGGAGCGCTCGGACTGGGGAGGTGACAGCCAGTGA
- a CDS encoding amino acid ABC transporter ATP-binding protein: MNPLLEFDHVDKYFGETHVLKDVSLDIEDRDVTVVVGPSGSGKSTLLRCANRLEEIQGGEIRLDGESISDPKADINLLRQRIGMVFQSFNLFPHKTALENVTLAPRKVRGLDDDVAEARGEELLDRVGLGAQLNSYPNQLSGGQQQRVAIARALAMDPKVMLFDEVTSALDPELVGEVLEVMRTLADEGMTMMVVTHEMGFAREVGDRIVLMSDGRVVETGEPKRFFENPETDRGKRFLSKIL; this comes from the coding sequence GTGAACCCCCTCTTGGAGTTCGACCACGTTGACAAGTACTTCGGCGAGACGCACGTCCTGAAGGACGTCTCTCTCGACATCGAGGACCGCGACGTGACCGTCGTCGTCGGCCCCTCCGGGTCGGGGAAGTCGACGCTCCTGCGCTGTGCGAACCGCCTCGAAGAGATTCAGGGCGGGGAGATTCGCCTCGACGGCGAGTCAATCTCCGACCCGAAGGCGGACATCAACCTCCTCCGGCAGCGCATCGGGATGGTGTTCCAGTCGTTCAACCTCTTCCCGCACAAGACGGCCCTGGAGAACGTGACGCTCGCGCCGCGGAAGGTCCGCGGACTCGACGACGACGTCGCGGAGGCGCGCGGCGAGGAACTCCTCGATAGGGTGGGACTCGGCGCCCAACTGAACTCCTACCCGAATCAGCTCTCTGGGGGCCAACAACAGCGCGTCGCCATCGCCCGCGCGCTGGCGATGGACCCGAAGGTGATGCTGTTCGACGAGGTGACGAGCGCGCTGGACCCCGAACTGGTGGGGGAGGTGCTCGAGGTGATGCGGACGCTCGCCGACGAGGGGATGACGATGATGGTCGTCACCCACGAGATGGGGTTCGCCCGCGAGGTGGGCGACCGAATCGTCCTCATGTCCGACGGCCGCGTCGTCGAAACCGGAGAACCGAAGCGGTTCTTCGAGAACCCCGAGACGGACCGCGGCAAGCGGTTCCTCTCAAAAATTCTCTAA
- a CDS encoding ribonuclease H: MAVHGRQSLRDLFDESPTPHIAHPPRTHHRHFYVATDGSYRSSGDGGLGVVIETRDGTRVARVAVPDAAPNNNVSEYRALHLGLDVLAARAPPSARVGVLIDHDALAANVNTEVLAKADPEWRRTRRPTSPPAGSENHWRGIRARIAGFAELRAARIDGRNNPAHPLANAPNEYAHVNERKDRCVVPDSPSPANAGPGTGTGTRTGAETEADDPQFPPPSRFESRASD, from the coding sequence ATGGCCGTTCACGGCCGTCAATCACTTCGAGACCTGTTCGACGAGTCTCCCACGCCGCACATCGCGCATCCGCCGCGCACCCACCACCGCCACTTCTACGTCGCCACCGACGGGTCGTATCGGTCCTCGGGCGACGGCGGACTGGGTGTCGTCATCGAGACGCGCGACGGCACGCGGGTGGCTCGGGTCGCCGTGCCCGACGCGGCGCCGAACAACAACGTCTCCGAGTACCGCGCGCTCCACCTCGGTCTGGACGTGCTCGCGGCCCGCGCGCCGCCGAGCGCCCGGGTCGGCGTCCTCATCGACCACGACGCCCTCGCGGCGAACGTCAACACCGAGGTCCTCGCGAAGGCCGACCCCGAGTGGCGTCGGACGCGCCGACCCACGTCGCCGCCGGCCGGCAGCGAGAACCACTGGCGGGGCATCCGCGCCCGCATCGCCGGATTCGCCGAACTCCGCGCCGCGCGCATCGACGGCCGGAACAACCCCGCACATCCCCTCGCGAACGCGCCGAACGAGTACGCGCACGTCAACGAGCGAAAGGACCGCTGCGTCGTGCCGGACTCGCCCTCGCCGGCGAACGCCGGCCCCGGGACCGGGACCGGAACCAGAACCGGAGCCGAAACCGAGGCCGACGACCCGCAGTTCCCGCCGCCGTCGCGGTTCGAGAGTCGCGCGAGCGACTGA
- a CDS encoding NADP-dependent malic enzyme produces MGLDDDAREYHREEPPGKIEISTTKPTNTQRDLSLAYSPGVAAPCRDIADDPDKAYEYTAKGNLVGVVSDGSAVLGLGDIGAQASKPVMEGKGVLFKRFADIDVFDIELEPENVDEFVNIVSAMEPTFGGINLEDIKAPECFEIESRLRDEMDIPVFHDDQHGTAIISGAALLNSADIVGKDLEDLDIVFSGAGASAIASARFYVSLGARKENIVMCDSDGVIKPDRDDVNEFKAEFSNDVEADTLAEAMEGADVFVGLSVGGLVDQEMVASMAEDPALFAMANPDPEIGYEAAKEARDDTVIMATGRSDYPNQVNNVLGFPFIFRGALDVRAREINEEMKRAAAEALAELARKDVPDAVVKAYGDQPLQYGPEYVIPKPLDPRVLFEVAPAVAQAAMDSGSARSELDTQEYEETLEARLGKSREMMRVVLNKAKSDPKRVALAEGTDEKMIRAAYQIQEQGIAYPVLIGGEDEIRQTAENLGLDFEPEVADPQNGDWDHYADRLYELRRRKGLTKNEAHELVRRDTNYFASVMVEQDDADAMLTGLTHHYPSALRPPLQVVGTADDAEYAAGVYMLTFKNRVVFCADTTVNLAPDSDVLAEITKHTAELARRFNIEPRAAMLSYSNFGSVTNEGTRKPRDAVKLLHDDAEVDFPVDGEMQADTAVVEDILQGTYEFSDLEDPANVLVFPNLEAGNIGYKLLQRLGGAEAIGPMLVGMGKPVHVLQRGDEVKDIVNLAGVAVVDAQNE; encoded by the coding sequence ATGGGATTAGACGACGACGCGCGGGAGTATCACCGCGAAGAGCCGCCGGGTAAAATCGAAATTTCGACGACGAAACCGACGAACACGCAGCGAGACCTCTCTTTGGCGTACTCGCCGGGCGTGGCGGCGCCGTGCCGCGACATCGCCGACGACCCGGACAAGGCCTACGAGTACACGGCGAAAGGGAATCTCGTGGGCGTCGTCTCCGACGGGTCCGCCGTCTTGGGTCTAGGTGACATCGGCGCGCAGGCGTCGAAACCGGTCATGGAGGGGAAGGGCGTGCTGTTCAAGCGTTTCGCGGACATCGACGTGTTCGACATCGAGCTAGAACCCGAGAACGTTGACGAGTTCGTGAATATCGTCAGCGCGATGGAACCCACGTTCGGCGGCATCAACTTGGAGGACATCAAGGCGCCGGAGTGTTTCGAGATAGAGTCGCGCCTGCGCGACGAGATGGATATCCCCGTGTTCCACGACGACCAGCACGGGACCGCCATCATCTCCGGCGCAGCCCTGCTGAACTCGGCGGACATCGTCGGCAAGGACCTCGAAGACCTGGACATCGTGTTCTCGGGGGCGGGGGCGTCCGCCATCGCCAGCGCGCGCTTCTACGTCTCGCTCGGCGCGCGGAAGGAGAACATCGTGATGTGCGACTCCGACGGCGTCATCAAACCCGACCGCGACGACGTCAACGAGTTCAAAGCCGAGTTCTCCAACGACGTCGAGGCCGACACGCTCGCGGAAGCGATGGAGGGCGCGGACGTCTTCGTCGGCCTCTCCGTCGGCGGCCTCGTCGACCAGGAGATGGTCGCGTCGATGGCTGAGGACCCCGCCCTCTTCGCGATGGCCAACCCCGACCCCGAAATCGGTTACGAGGCGGCCAAAGAAGCCCGTGACGACACCGTCATCATGGCGACGGGTCGGTCGGACTACCCCAACCAGGTGAACAACGTGCTCGGCTTCCCGTTCATCTTCCGCGGCGCCCTCGACGTGCGAGCGCGCGAGATAAACGAGGAGATGAAGCGCGCGGCCGCCGAAGCCCTCGCCGAACTCGCCCGTAAGGACGTTCCCGACGCCGTCGTGAAGGCCTACGGCGACCAACCCCTGCAGTACGGTCCCGAGTACGTCATCCCCAAACCGTTGGACCCCCGCGTGCTGTTCGAGGTGGCGCCCGCCGTCGCGCAGGCGGCGATGGACAGCGGGTCGGCCCGCAGCGAACTCGACACGCAGGAGTACGAAGAGACGCTCGAAGCGCGCCTCGGGAAGTCCCGCGAGATGATGCGCGTCGTCCTCAACAAGGCGAAGTCCGACCCCAAGCGCGTCGCCCTCGCGGAGGGCACCGACGAGAAGATGATCCGCGCCGCCTACCAGATTCAAGAGCAGGGAATCGCCTACCCCGTCCTCATCGGCGGCGAGGACGAGATTCGGCAGACCGCCGAGAACCTCGGCCTCGACTTCGAACCGGAGGTGGCCGACCCGCAGAACGGCGACTGGGACCACTACGCCGACCGCCTGTACGAACTGCGCCGGCGCAAGGGCCTGACGAAGAACGAGGCGCACGAACTCGTCCGCCGCGACACGAACTACTTCGCCAGCGTGATGGTCGAACAGGACGACGCGGACGCGATGCTGACGGGTCTGACACACCACTACCCCTCGGCGCTCCGCCCGCCGCTTCAGGTCGTCGGGACGGCCGACGACGCCGAGTACGCCGCCGGCGTCTACATGCTGACGTTCAAGAACCGCGTCGTCTTCTGCGCGGACACGACGGTGAACCTCGCGCCCGACTCCGACGTGCTCGCGGAGATAACGAAGCACACCGCCGAGTTGGCCCGCCGGTTCAACATCGAACCGCGGGCGGCGATGCTGTCGTACTCGAACTTCGGCAGCGTCACGAACGAGGGGACGCGCAAACCGCGCGACGCCGTGAAACTGCTCCACGACGACGCCGAAGTCGACTTCCCGGTCGACGGGGAGATGCAGGCCGACACGGCCGTCGTCGAGGACATCCTCCAGGGGACCTACGAGTTCTCCGACCTCGAGGACCCCGCGAACGTCCTCGTCTTCCCGAACCTCGAAGCGGGCAACATCGGCTACAAACTGCTCCAGCGACTCGGCGGCGCGGAGGCCATCGGCCCGATGCTCGTCGGCATGGGCAAACCCGTCCACGTCCTGCAACGAGGCGACGAGGTCAAGGACATCGTCAACCTCGCGGGCGTCGCGGTCGTCGACGCGCAGAACGAGTAA